The sequence CATTAGCTCCTCAATTCAGCGATTTCGTCACTGGTCAGATAACGAATTGGTCGGTCGCCCAGTGTAAATATCAAGCGCGCAGTTTCCTCTAGCTCTTCCATATTGTCAGCCGCTTCCCGCAAGCTTTTCCCGACCACTACAGGGCCATGATTTGCCAACAAAAAAGCACGATACTGCGGAGCCAACTTTGCCAAAGCCTCGCCGAGCCGACTGTCTCCGGGGCGGTAATACGGCACGACAGGAACATCACCGACCCTCATCACCACGTAGGGCGTAAAAGGCTTAATGGCATTGTGGCAATCCAGACCTTGCAGACACGAAAGTGCGGTTAAATAAAGGCAATGCAAGTGCACGATAGCTTCACATGCAGGGTTATTAAGATAAATGGCGCGGTGGAAACTGATCTCTTTTGAGGGTTTATCGCCAGAGATCCATTCACCATCCAAACTGACTTTTGATAACCGCTGTGCATTCAGCTCACCTAAACAAGAGCCAGTCGGTGTTGCTAATAATGTACCGTCGGCCAGTTTCATTGACAGATTTCCGGCGGAACCGGTGGCGTAGCCTCGTTGAAAAAAGGAAGCCCCCAACTTGACCATATCTTCCCGCGCCTGCTGCTCATTCATACTGCGAACTCCGTTTGTGCTCT comes from Yersinia canariae and encodes:
- a CDS encoding aldolase, with the translated sequence MNEQQAREDMVKLGASFFQRGYATGSAGNLSMKLADGTLLATPTGSCLGELNAQRLSKVSLDGEWISGDKPSKEISFHRAIYLNNPACEAIVHLHCLYLTALSCLQGLDCHNAIKPFTPYVVMRVGDVPVVPYYRPGDSRLGEALAKLAPQYRAFLLANHGPVVVGKSLREAADNMEELEETARLIFTLGDRPIRYLTSDEIAELRS